The following coding sequences lie in one Candidatus Eisenbacteria bacterium genomic window:
- a CDS encoding HNH endonuclease, whose amino-acid sequence MNGSHGSGAFRKLPRAPPAINSFIRPSNRRSSTSTKESKMRYRNTTVSGGSFDPSIINAVWNKGRAIAGHDPNVERIDACGALIRKAAYGMQTNSGWEIDHITPVAANGTDALSNLQPLQWENNRHKSDKLQWSCAVSAR is encoded by the coding sequence ATGAACGGAAGCCACGGCAGTGGGGCTTTCCGCAAACTACCTCGCGCACCGCCCGCAATCAATTCTTTTATTCGACCTTCCAACAGACGAAGTTCAACATCGACCAAGGAGTCCAAAATGCGTTACCGGAACACGACTGTATCTGGTGGATCATTCGATCCCTCGATCATCAATGCAGTCTGGAACAAAGGACGTGCCATAGCGGGTCACGATCCAAACGTCGAGCGGATAGATGCGTGCGGCGCGCTGATTCGGAAGGCCGCGTACGGGATGCAGACCAACTCCGGCTGGGAAATCGATCACATAACCCCTGTGGCCGCGAATGGCACCGACGCATTGAGTAACTTGCAGCCGTTGCAGTGGGAGAACAATCGCCACAAGTCGGACAAGCTTCAGTGGAGTTGCGCTGTATCGGCGAGGTGA